In the genome of Rhodothermales bacterium, one region contains:
- the egtB gene encoding ergothioneine biosynthesis protein EgtB: MQDPEPAGTPALSARFSSVREQTRRIAAPLAPEDHVVQSMEDVSPTKWHLAHTTWFFETFVLGPNVEGYRPYNERFAYLFNSYYVQAGERFSRPHRGLLSRPTVDDVNAYRAHVDSAMMAFLRKLPAGTAPEVERVVEIGLNHEQQHQELMVTDIKHVLSINPLQPAYDPSGKRMPSDDLPTTWMAFNPGIVTIGDAGSGRFCFDNEGPRHRVFVEPFELASRPVTNREYLAFVEDDAYANPVLWLSEGWATVAREGWTHPLYWQHENGEWTEFTTAGRLPLDLDAPVTHVSLFEADAFARWSGARLPTEFEWEHAAGSAIGNTNITGHFSEDLIFIPSLSGERSLIGPFHNLFGSTWEWTSSHYSPYPGYETEDGALGEYNGKFMYNQFVLRGGSVATPGDHIRLTYRNFFPGHARWQFSGIRLARSAR; encoded by the coding sequence ATGCAGGATCCTGAACCGGCTGGAACGCCGGCCCTTTCGGCCCGGTTTTCCAGTGTCCGAGAACAAACCCGCCGGATTGCGGCACCACTCGCACCCGAAGATCACGTCGTCCAGTCCATGGAAGACGTGAGCCCGACAAAATGGCACCTGGCCCACACGACCTGGTTTTTCGAGACCTTCGTCCTGGGGCCAAACGTGGAGGGATACCGGCCGTACAACGAACGGTTCGCTTACCTGTTCAATTCCTACTACGTGCAGGCCGGTGAGCGCTTCTCACGTCCCCACCGCGGCCTGCTTTCGCGCCCGACGGTCGATGACGTGAATGCCTATCGTGCGCACGTGGACAGCGCCATGATGGCCTTCCTGCGCAAGCTGCCAGCGGGAACAGCCCCCGAGGTGGAACGGGTCGTGGAAATCGGCCTGAATCATGAGCAGCAACATCAAGAGCTCATGGTAACGGACATCAAGCACGTCCTGTCCATCAATCCGCTGCAGCCGGCTTACGACCCTTCCGGGAAGCGGATGCCGTCTGACGACCTTCCGACCACCTGGATGGCCTTCAATCCAGGCATCGTAACCATCGGGGACGCAGGCTCGGGGCGCTTCTGCTTCGACAACGAAGGCCCCCGCCATCGCGTGTTCGTTGAACCGTTCGAGTTGGCCTCCCGACCGGTAACCAACCGCGAGTACCTCGCATTCGTGGAAGATGACGCATACGCGAACCCGGTCCTCTGGCTTTCCGAAGGCTGGGCGACCGTGGCGCGTGAAGGATGGACGCACCCGCTCTATTGGCAGCACGAGAATGGGGAATGGACCGAATTCACGACGGCCGGCCGCCTTCCGCTCGACCTGGACGCGCCCGTTACCCACGTCTCCTTGTTCGAAGCCGACGCGTTTGCGCGATGGTCCGGTGCCCGCCTGCCGACGGAATTCGAGTGGGAGCACGCTGCCGGCTCAGCCATCGGAAACACAAACATCACGGGTCACTTCAGCGAGGACCTGATCTTCATCCCGTCACTTTCCGGTGAAAGGAGTCTCATTGGACCTTTCCACAACCTGTTCGGCAGCACCTGGGAGTGGACCAGCAGCCACTACTCTCCTTATCCCGGATACGAAACCGAGGACGGAGCACTCGGAGAGTACAACGGGAAGTTCATGTACAACCAGTTCGTGCTCCGGGGTGGAAGTGTGGCTACGCCCGGTGATCACATCCGCCTGACCTATCGCAATTTTTTCCCCGGCCATGCCCGCTGGCAGTTTTCCGGAATCCGCCTGGCCCGATCCGCCCGCTGA
- a CDS encoding ABC transporter ATP-binding protein, whose translation MQNEITGSGIGHRFGARILFRKLDFELRGGTATAVTGPNGSGKSTLLKILAGLLTPTAGRVSLVSGGLAVEPGQRPLHCGFVAPYMNVYDGFTARENLEFIARARRLDNRLVKGGRAHDQITEGRLTEAPYVGSRIDRLLADVGLTERADDPVRTFSSGMVQRVRLACALLPSPPVLLLDEPGATLDEEGVALVHRVVREATEAGRIVVLATNLASEAVLCSERLEVTAQR comes from the coding sequence ATGCAGAACGAGATTACAGGTTCTGGTATCGGACACCGCTTCGGGGCGCGAATCCTGTTCCGGAAACTCGATTTTGAACTCCGGGGCGGAACGGCAACCGCGGTCACCGGCCCCAACGGGTCGGGCAAGTCGACCCTGCTGAAAATCCTCGCAGGCTTGTTGACACCGACAGCGGGGCGCGTGTCGCTGGTGTCCGGAGGCCTTGCCGTGGAGCCCGGGCAGCGCCCCCTCCATTGTGGGTTCGTGGCGCCGTACATGAACGTATACGACGGCTTCACGGCCCGCGAGAATCTGGAGTTCATTGCGCGGGCGCGGCGTTTGGACAACAGGTTGGTGAAAGGCGGACGTGCCCACGATCAAATCACTGAAGGTCGGTTGACCGAAGCCCCATACGTGGGTAGCCGCATTGACCGCCTGCTGGCGGATGTCGGATTGACCGAGCGGGCGGACGATCCTGTTCGCACGTTCTCCTCCGGCATGGTGCAGCGGGTACGCCTGGCGTGTGCCCTGCTGCCCTCGCCGCCCGTCCTGTTGTTGGATGAGCCCGGCGCCACGCTGGATGAAGAAGGCGTCGCCCTGGTGCATCGGGTCGTCCGGGAGGCCACGGAAGCCGGCCGGATCGTCGTCCTGGCCACCAACCTCGCGTCCGAGGCGGTGCTCTGTTCAGAACGGTTGGAAGTGACCGCCCAGCGGTAG
- a CDS encoding DUF3524 domain-containing protein, translating to MKAEDTLKILALEPWYGGSHRAFMDGLVKHSRHTFETVHMSNRFWKWRMQGGAVTLARHVERLLDDGYRPDVIFASNMVNLPAFLALTRDRLAKTPVVLYMHENQLTYPLQEGAERDHTYSYINYMSCLAADRIVFNSQYHHDEFMEALPRLLRLFPDYTHLNTAQTIRGKSSVLHLGLDLQGHDRYASAYEAHSWGPGQKPPIVLWNQRWEYDKNPQAFFRLMNRLDDSGHKFRLILAGERFEEQPREFEQAFERYAERILHYGYAEDFEEYSKLLHRADLVISTSIHEFFGISMLEAIYCGCHPLLPNRLSYPELIPASLHKPLLHAPILYEDDEELFTVMAKILKGEERPLPVETLKQISAHLAWREHVALYDDMFSTMA from the coding sequence ATGAAGGCAGAAGACACGTTGAAGATCCTGGCGCTCGAACCCTGGTATGGTGGAAGCCACCGGGCGTTCATGGACGGTCTGGTGAAACATTCCAGGCACACGTTCGAGACCGTGCACATGTCGAACCGCTTCTGGAAGTGGCGCATGCAGGGCGGCGCAGTGACGCTGGCCCGCCATGTGGAACGCCTGCTGGACGACGGCTATCGGCCAGATGTGATTTTCGCCTCGAACATGGTGAACCTGCCGGCCTTCCTGGCGCTGACCCGCGACAGGCTCGCGAAGACTCCGGTCGTGCTCTACATGCACGAGAACCAGCTGACGTATCCGCTTCAGGAAGGAGCCGAGCGGGATCACACGTACAGCTACATCAATTACATGTCCTGTCTGGCGGCGGATCGGATCGTGTTCAACTCGCAGTACCACCATGACGAGTTCATGGAGGCCCTGCCGCGGTTGCTCCGGCTGTTTCCGGACTACACGCACCTGAACACGGCGCAGACCATCCGGGGAAAAAGCAGCGTGCTGCACCTGGGACTCGATCTGCAGGGTCACGACCGCTATGCGAGCGCCTACGAGGCCCACAGTTGGGGCCCCGGCCAGAAACCGCCCATCGTACTCTGGAACCAGCGCTGGGAGTATGACAAGAATCCCCAGGCGTTCTTCCGGCTGATGAACCGGTTGGACGACTCCGGCCACAAATTCCGGTTGATCCTGGCCGGCGAGCGCTTCGAGGAGCAGCCCAGGGAGTTCGAGCAGGCGTTTGAACGATACGCGGAGCGCATTCTGCACTACGGATACGCCGAGGACTTCGAGGAGTACAGCAAGCTGCTGCACCGGGCCGACCTCGTGATCTCGACGTCCATCCACGAGTTTTTCGGCATTTCCATGCTGGAAGCCATCTACTGTGGATGCCACCCGCTCCTGCCGAACCGGCTGTCCTATCCCGAGCTCATTCCGGCGTCACTCCACAAACCGCTCCTGCACGCCCCCATTCTGTATGAGGACGATGAGGAGCTGTTCACGGTAATGGCCAAAATCCTGAAGGGCGAGGAACGCCCCCTGCCGGTCGAGACCCTGAAGCAGATTTCAGCCCATCTGGCCTGGCGCGAGCATGTCGCCCTTTACGACGACATGTTCTCGACCATGGCCTGA
- the icd gene encoding NADP-dependent isocitrate dehydrogenase produces MYTHLTPPSAGASITMENGTLNVPDHPILPFIEGDGIGPDIWAAAQHVFDNAVEKAYGGARKIEWFEVYAGEKAYEKFGEWLPEDTLTAIRNHLVSIKGPLTTPVGGGIRSLNVALRQMLDLYACVRPVQYFTGVPSPVKDPAAVDMIIFRENSEDIYAGIEFQAGTDDAKRFAALLEEHFPSRFAKVRFPETSGFGIKPTSEEGTKRLVRAAIRYAIEQGKPNVTLVHKGNIMKYTEGAFRDWGYALAKEEFGAVEIDGGPWCKLPNGIVIKDVIADAFLQQILTRPREYSVIATMNLNGDYMSDALAAQVGGIGIAPGANINYDNGLSIFEATHGTAPKYAGQDKVNPGSVILSGEMMFRFMGWNEAADLIISSLETTISQKRVTYDFERQMEGATLLKCSEFGQAMVENMSS; encoded by the coding sequence ATGTATACGCATCTGACTCCTCCTTCCGCCGGCGCATCCATCACCATGGAAAACGGCACCCTGAACGTGCCTGACCACCCCATCCTGCCCTTCATTGAAGGCGACGGCATTGGTCCCGATATCTGGGCGGCCGCACAGCACGTGTTCGACAACGCCGTCGAGAAAGCCTACGGAGGCGCCCGGAAGATCGAGTGGTTCGAGGTATACGCCGGCGAGAAGGCCTACGAGAAATTCGGTGAGTGGCTGCCCGAGGATACGTTGACGGCCATCCGGAACCACCTGGTGTCCATCAAGGGCCCCCTCACCACGCCGGTCGGCGGCGGCATCCGTTCGCTGAACGTGGCGCTCCGTCAGATGCTGGACCTGTACGCCTGTGTGCGCCCCGTCCAGTACTTCACGGGCGTTCCGTCGCCGGTCAAGGATCCGGCCGCGGTCGACATGATCATTTTCCGGGAGAACTCCGAAGACATCTATGCCGGCATTGAATTCCAGGCCGGCACGGACGACGCCAAGCGTTTCGCCGCCCTGCTGGAAGAACACTTCCCTTCCCGCTTCGCAAAAGTCCGTTTCCCCGAGACCAGCGGCTTCGGCATCAAGCCGACATCCGAAGAAGGCACGAAACGCCTGGTTCGCGCCGCCATCCGCTACGCCATCGAGCAGGGCAAGCCGAACGTGACGCTGGTCCACAAGGGCAACATCATGAAGTACACCGAAGGCGCCTTCCGGGATTGGGGATACGCCCTGGCGAAGGAAGAATTCGGAGCCGTGGAAATCGACGGCGGACCCTGGTGCAAGCTGCCGAACGGCATTGTCATCAAGGATGTGATTGCCGATGCGTTCCTGCAGCAGATCCTGACCCGTCCCCGCGAATACAGCGTCATCGCCACCATGAACCTGAATGGCGACTACATGTCCGATGCGTTGGCCGCACAGGTCGGCGGAATCGGCATTGCCCCCGGCGCCAACATCAACTACGACAACGGGTTGTCCATTTTCGAGGCCACACACGGGACGGCTCCGAAATATGCCGGGCAGGACAAGGTGAACCCCGGATCGGTCATCCTTTCGGGCGAAATGATGTTCCGCTTCATGGGCTGGAACGAGGCCGCCGATCTCATTATTTCGAGCCTCGAGACGACCATCAGCCAGAAGCGCGTGACCTACGACTTCGAGCGGCAGATGGAAGGCGCGACCCTGCTGAAATGCAGCGAGTTCGGTCAGGCCATGGTCGAGAACATGTCGTCGTAA
- a CDS encoding polyprenol monophosphomannose synthase, whose amino-acid sequence MRLSTLALPALRALVIIPTYNEAENISAVMDLVLGLPVPFDLLIVDDGSPDGTADIVRARAEAQGTDRDHKARRVHLLEREGKLGLGTAYLAGFAWALDRDYEAICEMDADRSHNPEDLPLLLAPVATGEADVVIGSRYIDGVRIMNWPLSRLILSYGAGVYTRFITRLPVQDVTAGFKCFHRRVLESLDLTKVRSNGYSFQIELNYRAWRAGFRLTEVPIVFTERTEGKSKMSKAIVREAAWKVWELRFRSLFGRL is encoded by the coding sequence CTGCGCCTGTCCACTCTCGCTCTGCCCGCCCTGCGCGCCCTCGTCATCATACCGACCTACAATGAGGCCGAGAACATATCGGCCGTCATGGACCTTGTCCTCGGACTCCCTGTCCCCTTCGATCTGCTGATCGTGGATGACGGCAGCCCGGACGGGACCGCCGATATCGTGCGCGCGCGTGCAGAGGCCCAGGGGACCGACCGGGACCACAAGGCCCGCCGCGTACACCTCCTGGAGCGGGAAGGAAAACTCGGGCTCGGCACCGCCTATCTGGCCGGATTCGCCTGGGCCCTGGATCGCGACTACGAAGCCATTTGCGAGATGGATGCCGACCGGTCACACAATCCGGAGGACCTGCCGCTGCTGCTGGCCCCCGTGGCGACCGGGGAAGCCGATGTCGTCATCGGATCGCGCTACATCGATGGCGTGCGCATCATGAATTGGCCGCTGTCCCGGCTCATCCTGTCCTACGGAGCGGGGGTCTACACGCGGTTCATCACCCGTTTGCCGGTGCAGGACGTGACCGCCGGCTTCAAGTGCTTCCACCGCCGTGTGCTGGAATCCCTGGATCTGACGAAAGTCCGATCGAATGGCTATTCCTTCCAGATCGAGCTCAATTACCGGGCCTGGCGGGCCGGATTCCGCCTTACTGAGGTGCCCATTGTCTTCACGGAGCGCACGGAAGGCAAGTCCAAGATGAGCAAGGCCATTGTGCGAGAGGCTGCCTGGAAAGTCTGGGAATTGCGTTTCCGTTCCCTGTTCGGGCGACTGTGA
- a CDS encoding zf-HC2 domain-containing protein, which yields MKRLLMKLKGMPSCEKVNTFIAMYLDNELPERDRKAFEKHLAMCGNCHAYFEQYKATIQAVKDADSVEIPSDLVEHTLEFLRSKAQSS from the coding sequence ATGAAACGGCTGTTGATGAAGTTGAAAGGGATGCCCTCGTGCGAGAAGGTGAACACCTTCATTGCGATGTATCTGGACAATGAACTGCCCGAGCGTGATCGCAAGGCCTTCGAGAAGCATTTGGCCATGTGCGGGAACTGCCATGCCTATTTCGAGCAGTACAAAGCCACCATCCAGGCGGTGAAGGATGCCGATTCGGTCGAGATACCTTCCGATCTGGTCGAACATACCCTGGAATTCCTGCGTAGCAAGGCGCAATCTTCCTGA
- a CDS encoding sigma-70 family RNA polymerase sigma factor, with amino-acid sequence MPTNDPSPVDIEALLAGNRTEFEKLVIQESPRLFRILVRMLGDDDEARSIMQETWLQAWQRLDSFRRESKLTTWLYAIGINLARGVLRKAKRTRPLDEHDVGHLQPSFNRGMFEHHVDAWSPEQFAILADRKQVVHDAIDRLPDDYREVVIMRDIEEMDTDDVARALDLSNGAVRVRLHRARQALRALLQAQMNDQAHHYGETP; translated from the coding sequence ATGCCGACCAACGACCCATCCCCTGTTGATATCGAGGCGCTGCTGGCCGGAAACCGGACGGAGTTCGAGAAGCTGGTCATCCAGGAGTCTCCCCGTCTGTTCCGGATCCTGGTCCGCATGCTCGGGGATGACGATGAGGCCCGCAGCATCATGCAGGAAACCTGGCTTCAGGCCTGGCAACGCCTGGACTCCTTCCGCAGGGAATCCAAACTCACGACCTGGCTGTACGCCATCGGCATCAATCTGGCCCGGGGCGTTCTGCGGAAGGCGAAACGGACCCGTCCACTGGACGAACACGACGTCGGGCATCTGCAGCCCTCCTTCAACCGGGGCATGTTCGAACACCACGTGGACGCCTGGTCCCCCGAGCAATTCGCCATCCTGGCCGATCGCAAGCAGGTGGTCCATGACGCCATTGACCGGTTGCCGGATGATTACCGGGAGGTGGTCATCATGCGGGACATCGAGGAAATGGATACGGACGACGTCGCACGCGCGCTGGACCTTTCGAACGGAGCCGTCCGGGTCCGTCTGCACCGGGCCCGTCAGGCCCTTCGCGCCCTGCTGCAGGCACAAATGAACGACCAGGCGCACCATTACGGAGAAACACCATGA
- the pdhA gene encoding pyruvate dehydrogenase (acetyl-transferring) E1 component subunit alpha: MAKQKAKKTDDSRDFPSEIKIDVTFPTYAAGAYGHKELGLSEDDVMAMYRNMLLQRRFEERAAQMYGKQKIAGFLHLYIGQEAISTGTAAAIKVGHDSVITAYRDHGHGLALGMTANECMAELFGRIDGSSRGKGGSMHYFSKKHGFFGGHGIVGAHVPVGVGLAFAHKYKEDGGVSISFYGDGAHGQGAIHEAANLAGLYNLPAILVVENNNYAMGTAIDRAFSQPEFTHQAVAYDMNAAVVDGMDVFAVTKAMQDHVKLAREGKPSFLEIRTYRYRGHSMSDPQKYRTKEELEEKQNADPIIRLKKYILDNKMSAQDKLDAIDEEVKQEVLDSVDFADNSPFPDLETIYEDVYEENDYPFLA; the protein is encoded by the coding sequence ATGGCCAAACAGAAGGCTAAAAAGACGGACGACAGCCGCGACTTCCCGTCTGAAATCAAGATCGACGTGACGTTCCCGACCTATGCGGCGGGCGCTTACGGACACAAGGAACTGGGCCTGTCGGAAGACGACGTCATGGCCATGTACCGCAACATGCTGCTTCAGCGTCGCTTCGAGGAGCGGGCCGCACAGATGTACGGGAAGCAGAAGATTGCCGGCTTCCTCCACCTGTACATCGGGCAGGAGGCCATTTCCACCGGGACCGCCGCGGCCATCAAGGTCGGGCATGACTCGGTCATCACGGCCTACCGCGACCACGGACACGGACTGGCCCTCGGCATGACGGCCAATGAATGCATGGCCGAGCTGTTCGGTCGTATTGACGGCTCGTCGAGAGGCAAGGGTGGCTCCATGCATTACTTCTCGAAAAAGCACGGCTTCTTCGGCGGACACGGCATTGTGGGCGCCCACGTGCCGGTCGGAGTCGGTCTGGCCTTCGCCCACAAGTACAAGGAGGACGGAGGCGTAAGCATATCGTTCTACGGCGATGGTGCCCACGGGCAGGGCGCCATCCACGAAGCCGCCAACCTGGCCGGCCTGTACAACCTGCCGGCCATCCTCGTGGTGGAGAACAACAACTACGCCATGGGTACCGCCATCGATCGGGCGTTCTCGCAGCCGGAATTCACGCATCAGGCCGTCGCGTACGACATGAACGCCGCCGTCGTGGACGGCATGGACGTATTCGCCGTCACGAAAGCCATGCAGGACCACGTCAAGCTCGCACGTGAAGGGAAGCCCAGTTTCCTGGAAATCCGCACGTACCGGTACCGCGGGCATTCCATGTCCGATCCCCAGAAGTATCGCACGAAGGAGGAACTGGAGGAAAAGCAGAACGCCGATCCCATCATCCGACTCAAGAAGTACATCCTGGACAACAAGATGTCGGCCCAGGACAAACTGGATGCCATCGACGAGGAAGTGAAGCAGGAAGTGCTGGACTCCGTGGATTTTGCCGACAACAGCCCCTTCCCGGATCTCGAGACGATCTACGAAGACGTCTACGAAGAGAACGACTACCCCTTCCTGGCCTGA
- a CDS encoding pyruvate dehydrogenase complex E1 component subunit beta encodes MPTTAPSRISRRSTKTSTKRTTTPSWPEKQRINMAELQFREAIRAAMVEEMERDETIFLMGEEVAEYNGAYKVSEGMLEKFGPKRIIDTPISENGFSGLGIGAAMNGLRPIIEFMTFNFSFVAIDQIINNAAKIRYMSGGQFRVPIVFRGPNGAAGQLAATHNTSTESIYATIPGLKVISPSNPDDAKGLLKSAIRDDNPVLFMESEVMYGMKGEVSDAEDYIIPIGKARIAREGTDVTIVAHSKSYWIALRVADRLKEEGYSAEVIDPRTIRPFDIDTVVESVKKTNRCVIIDEGNPFASISSEITYQIQERAFDWLDAPVVRITAKDVPAPYAKNLIEYYMPQEEDAYKACKRVMYVD; translated from the coding sequence TTGCCGACAACAGCCCCTTCCCGGATCTCGAGACGATCTACGAAGACGTCTACGAAGAGAACGACTACCCCTTCCTGGCCTGAAAAACAACGAATCAACATGGCAGAATTGCAATTCAGAGAAGCCATCCGGGCCGCCATGGTCGAAGAGATGGAGCGCGACGAAACGATCTTCCTGATGGGAGAAGAAGTCGCTGAGTACAACGGAGCGTACAAGGTGTCGGAAGGCATGCTCGAGAAGTTCGGGCCGAAGCGCATCATCGACACCCCCATCTCGGAGAACGGCTTTTCAGGACTCGGAATCGGTGCGGCCATGAACGGCCTGCGTCCCATCATCGAGTTCATGACGTTCAACTTCTCGTTCGTGGCCATCGACCAGATCATCAACAATGCGGCCAAAATCCGCTACATGTCCGGTGGTCAGTTCCGTGTGCCGATCGTGTTCCGTGGGCCCAACGGCGCCGCCGGACAGCTCGCCGCCACGCACAACACGTCGACCGAGTCCATTTACGCGACCATCCCCGGACTGAAGGTCATCTCACCTTCGAACCCGGACGATGCCAAGGGCCTGCTGAAGTCCGCCATCCGCGACGACAACCCCGTCCTCTTCATGGAGAGCGAGGTCATGTACGGCATGAAGGGCGAAGTCTCCGACGCCGAGGACTACATCATTCCCATCGGAAAGGCCCGCATTGCCCGCGAAGGCACGGACGTCACCATCGTGGCGCACTCCAAGTCCTACTGGATTGCGCTCCGCGTGGCCGATCGCCTGAAGGAGGAGGGATACAGCGCCGAGGTCATCGATCCCCGGACCATCCGTCCCTTCGACATCGACACCGTCGTGGAGTCGGTCAAGAAGACCAACCGATGCGTCATCATCGACGAGGGCAACCCGTTCGCCAGCATCTCCTCCGAGATCACCTACCAGATCCAGGAGCGCGCGTTCGACTGGCTCGACGCACCCGTCGTGCGGATTACCGCCAAGGACGTGCCGGCCCCCTATGCCAAGAACCTGATTGAGTACTACATGCCGCAGGAAGAGGATGCCTACAAGGCCTGCAAGCGTGTCATGTACGTCGACTAG
- a CDS encoding dihydrolipoamide acetyltransferase family protein, whose protein sequence is MAIAVEMPKMSDTMEVGVVVSWLAKEGDAVSAGDVIAQVETDKATMDLEVYDDGVLLKRVTAEGDEVAIGGLIAVLGEKGEDISGILAKYSGDADSGDAGAEPAPDAGADAAEPTDAPSPAPSSDDTGRIKTSPLARKLASEHGIDLAKVSGSGPEGRIVKRDIEAAMEGGAAATAEPKAESKAAKPAAEPSRAAAPASGATAAAGTAPEVVKISQMRKTIGRRLAESKFTSPHFYLTIDVDMEKAVAFRDQINQASSAQDGPKISFNDLVTKACALGLRRHAWVNASWMEDKGEIHLHSEVHVAVAVAVDEGLLTPVIRHADRKGLGDIATETRTLALKARDRELQPEEWSGSTFTTSNLGMFGIEEFTAIINPPNACILAIGAIRDTPVVKNGGVVPGKRMKVTLSCDHRVVDGATGSEFLATVKGYLEDPLTMLL, encoded by the coding sequence ATGGCTATTGCAGTAGAAATGCCCAAAATGAGCGACACCATGGAAGTGGGTGTCGTGGTATCGTGGCTCGCCAAGGAAGGCGACGCCGTTTCTGCCGGGGACGTGATTGCCCAGGTTGAAACCGACAAGGCCACCATGGACCTCGAAGTCTACGACGACGGCGTGCTGCTCAAGCGCGTCACCGCCGAGGGCGATGAAGTGGCCATTGGTGGCCTGATTGCCGTATTGGGCGAGAAAGGCGAAGACATTTCCGGTATCCTGGCGAAATATTCGGGAGATGCGGATTCGGGAGATGCGGGCGCCGAGCCCGCCCCCGACGCCGGCGCCGACGCGGCTGAGCCCACCGATGCGCCGAGCCCGGCCCCATCTTCCGACGATACGGGTCGCATAAAAACGTCCCCGCTGGCCCGGAAACTGGCCTCCGAGCACGGAATTGACCTCGCGAAGGTGAGCGGTTCAGGCCCGGAAGGCCGGATCGTGAAGCGCGACATCGAGGCCGCCATGGAAGGCGGTGCTGCCGCCACCGCCGAGCCCAAAGCCGAGTCGAAGGCCGCCAAACCGGCCGCCGAGCCATCCAGAGCTGCCGCACCCGCTTCGGGCGCGACCGCTGCAGCCGGCACCGCCCCGGAAGTCGTCAAGATCTCCCAGATGCGCAAGACCATCGGTCGTCGCCTGGCCGAGAGCAAGTTCACCAGCCCCCATTTCTACCTCACGATCGACGTCGACATGGAGAAGGCCGTGGCCTTCCGCGATCAGATCAACCAGGCATCATCCGCCCAGGACGGTCCGAAGATTTCCTTCAACGACCTGGTCACGAAGGCGTGTGCCCTCGGACTGCGTCGCCACGCATGGGTGAACGCCTCGTGGATGGAAGACAAGGGCGAAATCCACCTGCACAGCGAGGTCCATGTGGCCGTCGCCGTGGCGGTGGACGAGGGGCTGCTGACGCCCGTCATCCGGCATGCCGACCGGAAGGGACTCGGTGACATTGCAACGGAAACCCGGACGTTGGCCCTCAAGGCCCGCGACCGGGAATTGCAGCCCGAGGAGTGGAGTGGTTCGACGTTCACCACCAGCAACCTCGGCATGTTCGGAATAGAGGAGTTCACGGCCATCATCAACCCGCCGAATGCATGCATCCTGGCCATTGGCGCCATCCGGGACACCCCGGTGGTGAAGAATGGCGGCGTCGTGCCGGGCAAGCGCATGAAAGTCACCCTGTCGTGCGACCACCGCGTCGTGGACGGAGCGACCGGCAGCGAATTCCTGGCGACCGTGAAGGGTTATCTCGAGGATCCCCTCACCATGTTGCTCTGA
- a CDS encoding metallophosphoesterase — MARIAHISDIHFGKIAHPDIVQAIVEDVNREGVDLVAVSGDLTQRAFPTQFKAARAMLDAFEAPWLAVPGNHDVFPWWRPELRLSVPVQRFKEFISDDLTPNVSVPGAHVLGVNSAHGWTVMGGKLGAATQAEIRTGFDRAEPDDARILVVHHHLQALKQLGPHDVSRGATQALQAAADAHVDVILCGHLHISHVDHVTAWSSRKHERRILVVSAGTATSTRGRAHHRKTNFYNILETDKTHIHIQERQFNPDRLSFFISNGHTFQRV; from the coding sequence GTGGCCCGGATAGCACACATCTCAGACATCCACTTCGGAAAGATTGCCCACCCGGACATTGTCCAGGCGATCGTCGAGGATGTGAACCGGGAGGGTGTGGACCTGGTCGCCGTGAGCGGGGACCTGACGCAGCGCGCGTTCCCGACCCAGTTCAAGGCGGCCCGGGCCATGCTCGACGCCTTCGAGGCGCCCTGGCTCGCCGTGCCCGGCAACCATGATGTGTTCCCCTGGTGGCGCCCGGAACTGCGGCTCTCGGTGCCGGTGCAGCGCTTCAAGGAGTTCATATCGGACGACCTGACGCCCAACGTGTCCGTTCCGGGCGCCCACGTGCTCGGTGTGAACTCGGCCCACGGGTGGACGGTCATGGGAGGGAAGCTCGGCGCGGCCACGCAGGCCGAAATCCGCACCGGGTTCGACCGCGCCGAGCCGGATGACGCCCGTATCCTGGTGGTACATCACCACCTCCAGGCCCTGAAGCAACTCGGCCCGCACGACGTATCGCGGGGCGCCACGCAGGCCCTCCAGGCCGCTGCCGACGCGCACGTGGACGTCATCCTGTGCGGTCATCTCCACATTTCGCACGTGGACCACGTCACGGCCTGGTCATCCAGGAAGCACGAGCGGCGCATCCTCGTGGTGTCTGCCGGTACAGCCACCAGCACGCGCGGCAGGGCGCATCACCGGAAGACAAACTTCTACAACATCCTGGAAACCGACAAGACGCACATCCACATCCAGGAACGGCAGTTCAACCCGGACCGATTGTCGTTTTTCATATCGAACGGGCACACGTTCCAGCGGGTTTAG